In Pseudopipra pipra isolate bDixPip1 chromosome 5, bDixPip1.hap1, whole genome shotgun sequence, the following proteins share a genomic window:
- the TUBA8 gene encoding tubulin alpha-8 chain isoform X1: MRECISIHVGQAGVQIGNACWELFCLEHGIQPDGTFKDLQDKLKCDDSFTTFFNETATGKHVPRAVMVDLEPTVVDEVRAGTFRELFHPEQLITGKEDAANNYARGHYTIGKESIDVVLDRVRKLTDACSGLQGFLIFHSFGGGTGSGFTSLLMERLSVDYGKKSKLEFAIYPAPQVSTAVVEPYNSILTTHTTLEHSDCAFMVDNEAIYDICRRNLGIERPTYTNLNRLISQIVSSITASLRFDGALNVDLTEFQTNLVPYPRIHFPLVTYAPIISSDRAHHEQLSVAEITNACFEPNNQMVKCDPRHGKYMACCMLYRGDVVPKEVNVAIAAIKTKRTIQFVDWCPTGFKVGINYQPPTVVPGGDLAQVQRAVCMLSNTTAIAEAWARLDHKFDLMYAKRAFVHWYVGEGMEEGEFAEAREDLAALEKDYEEVGTDSFEEENDGE, from the exons CGCGAGTGCATCTCAATTCACGTTGGCCAGGCTGGAGTTCAGATAGGAAATGCCTGCTGGGAACTCTTCTGCCTGGAGCACGGCATTCAGCCAGACGGCACCTTCAAGGATCTGCAAGACAAACTCAAGTGTGATGACTCTTTTACCACATTTTTCAACGAAACAGCCACTGGGAAGCACGTGCCACGGGCTGTAATGGTGGATTTGGAACCAACTGTAGTAG ATGAAGTGCGGGCTGGCACCTTCCGGGAACTTTTTCATCCAGAACAGCTGATCACTGGAAAGGAAGATGCAGCCAATAACTATGCCCGTGGCCACTACACCATtggcaaagaaagcattgaTGTGGTGCTTGATCGTGTCCGTAAGCTG ACTGATGCCTGTTCTGGGCTGCAAGGATTCCTGATCTTCCACAGCTTTGGTGGGGGTACTGGCTCTGGCTTTACCTCCTTACTGATGGAACGCCTCTCTGTGGATTACGGAAAGAAGTCCAAACTGGAGTTTGCCATCTACCCAGCTCCTCAGGTCTCCACCGCAGTGGTGGAACCCTACAATTCCATCCTGACCACGCACACCACCCTGGAGCATTCGGACTGTGCCTTCATGGTGGATAACGAGGCCATCTACGACATCTGCCGCCGGAACCTGGGCATCGAGCGCCCCACCTACACCAACCTCAACCGCCTCATCAGCCAGATCGTCTCCTCCATCACCGCCTCGCTGCGCTTCGACGGGGCCCTCAACGTGGACCTCACGGAGTTCCAGACAAACCTGGTGCCCTACCCACGCATCCACTTCCCCTTAGTGACCTACGCCCCCATCATCTCCTCCGACAGGGCGCACCACGAGCAGCTCTCGGTGGCTGAAATCACCAACGCCTGCTTCGAGCCCAACAACCAGATGGTGAAGTGCGACCCGAGGCACGGGAAGTACATGGCCTGCTGCATGCTCTACAGGGGGGACGTGGTACCCAAAGAGGTCAACGTAGCAATCGCTGCCATCAAGACCAAGAGAACCATCCAGTTTGTCGACTGGTGCCCAACAGGCTTCAAG GTTGGGATCAACTATCAGCCTCCCACAGTAGTTCCTGGTGGAGACCTAGCCCAAGTTCAGCGAGCGGTCTGCATGCTGAGCAACACCACGGCCATTGCCGAGGCTTGGGCCAGGCTCGACCACAAGTTTGACCTGATGTACGCCAAGAGAGCTTTTGTGCACTGGTACGTGGGTGAAGGCATGGAGGAGGGAGAATTTGCAGAGGCCCGAGAGGACCTGGCTGCCCTGGAAAAGGACTATGAAGAAGTGGGAACTGACTCATTCGAAGAAGAAAATGATGGggagtaa
- the TUBA8 gene encoding tubulin alpha-8 chain isoform X2 yields the protein MVDLEPTVVDEVRAGTFRELFHPEQLITGKEDAANNYARGHYTIGKESIDVVLDRVRKLTDACSGLQGFLIFHSFGGGTGSGFTSLLMERLSVDYGKKSKLEFAIYPAPQVSTAVVEPYNSILTTHTTLEHSDCAFMVDNEAIYDICRRNLGIERPTYTNLNRLISQIVSSITASLRFDGALNVDLTEFQTNLVPYPRIHFPLVTYAPIISSDRAHHEQLSVAEITNACFEPNNQMVKCDPRHGKYMACCMLYRGDVVPKEVNVAIAAIKTKRTIQFVDWCPTGFKVGINYQPPTVVPGGDLAQVQRAVCMLSNTTAIAEAWARLDHKFDLMYAKRAFVHWYVGEGMEEGEFAEAREDLAALEKDYEEVGTDSFEEENDGE from the exons ATGGTGGATTTGGAACCAACTGTAGTAG ATGAAGTGCGGGCTGGCACCTTCCGGGAACTTTTTCATCCAGAACAGCTGATCACTGGAAAGGAAGATGCAGCCAATAACTATGCCCGTGGCCACTACACCATtggcaaagaaagcattgaTGTGGTGCTTGATCGTGTCCGTAAGCTG ACTGATGCCTGTTCTGGGCTGCAAGGATTCCTGATCTTCCACAGCTTTGGTGGGGGTACTGGCTCTGGCTTTACCTCCTTACTGATGGAACGCCTCTCTGTGGATTACGGAAAGAAGTCCAAACTGGAGTTTGCCATCTACCCAGCTCCTCAGGTCTCCACCGCAGTGGTGGAACCCTACAATTCCATCCTGACCACGCACACCACCCTGGAGCATTCGGACTGTGCCTTCATGGTGGATAACGAGGCCATCTACGACATCTGCCGCCGGAACCTGGGCATCGAGCGCCCCACCTACACCAACCTCAACCGCCTCATCAGCCAGATCGTCTCCTCCATCACCGCCTCGCTGCGCTTCGACGGGGCCCTCAACGTGGACCTCACGGAGTTCCAGACAAACCTGGTGCCCTACCCACGCATCCACTTCCCCTTAGTGACCTACGCCCCCATCATCTCCTCCGACAGGGCGCACCACGAGCAGCTCTCGGTGGCTGAAATCACCAACGCCTGCTTCGAGCCCAACAACCAGATGGTGAAGTGCGACCCGAGGCACGGGAAGTACATGGCCTGCTGCATGCTCTACAGGGGGGACGTGGTACCCAAAGAGGTCAACGTAGCAATCGCTGCCATCAAGACCAAGAGAACCATCCAGTTTGTCGACTGGTGCCCAACAGGCTTCAAG GTTGGGATCAACTATCAGCCTCCCACAGTAGTTCCTGGTGGAGACCTAGCCCAAGTTCAGCGAGCGGTCTGCATGCTGAGCAACACCACGGCCATTGCCGAGGCTTGGGCCAGGCTCGACCACAAGTTTGACCTGATGTACGCCAAGAGAGCTTTTGTGCACTGGTACGTGGGTGAAGGCATGGAGGAGGGAGAATTTGCAGAGGCCCGAGAGGACCTGGCTGCCCTGGAAAAGGACTATGAAGAAGTGGGAACTGACTCATTCGAAGAAGAAAATGATGGggagtaa
- the CMAS gene encoding N-acylneuraminate cytidylyltransferase, which yields MDAGEGKPQPHLAALVLARGGSKGIPLKNIKLLAGVPLIGWVLRAAIDAGVFHSIWVSTDHDEIEKVAKQFGAQVHRRSPEVSQDSSTSLEAIREFLNHHHEVDIVGNIQATSPCLHPSDLIKVADLIQKEGFDSVFSVVRRHQFRWSEVKKGENKMTEPQNLNPAKRYRRQDWPGELYENGSFYFAKRHLIERGYLQGGKMAYYEMRAEHSVDIDIDIDWPIAEQRVLSFGYFGKEPLKEVKLLVCSIEGCLTNGRIYVTEDHKEMVSYDYRDIVGIDLLKKRGIRVRLISERDCSKTLSAMQLGCVAKVSATNKLQVLKDWQEDMGLSWKEVAYLGNEESDVECLKQAGMSGVPADACAAAQKAAGYICKSSGGCGAVREFAEHIFLLLEKVNSARKQMEEMSSAEKEMGGNENSRRGNKELMKKE from the exons ATGGATGCGGGCGAGGGGAAGCCGCAGCCCCACCTGGCCGCGCTGGTGCTGGCGCGGGGCGGCAGCAAGGGGATCCCGCTGAAGAACATCAAGCTGCTGGCGGGGGTGCCGCTCATCGGGTGGGTGCTGCGCGCCGCCATCGACGCCGGCGTCTTTCACAG TATATGGGTTTCTACAGACCACGATGAAATCGAGAAGGTTGCAAAGCAATTTGGCGCTCAGGTTCATCGCAGGAGCCCCGAAGTTTCTCAAGACTCCTCAACTTCCCTAGAAGCCATCAGAGAGTTTCTTAATCATCATCATG agGTTGATATTGTAGGAAACATTCAAGCAACATCTCCCTGTTTACATCCCAGTGATCTTATAAAAGTGGCAGATCTGATCCAGAAGGAGGGGTTTGATTCTGTCTTCTCTGTTGTGAGGCGACATCAATTTAGATGGAGCGAGGTAAAAAAAGGAG AAAACAAGATGACAGAGCCCCAAAACCTGAATCCAGCAAAACGGTACCGGAGGCAAGACTGGCCTGGGGAGCTGTATGAAAATGGCTCATTTTATTTTGCCAAGAGACATTTGATTGAGAGAGGCTACTTGCAG GGTGGTAAAATGGCCTACTATGAAATGCGTGCAGAGCACAGTGTGGATATTGATATAGACATTGACTGGCCTATTGCAGAGCAGAGAGTATTGAG CTTTGGATATTTTGGCAAAGAGCCACTGAAGGAGGTGAAGCTGTTGGTTTGCAGTATTGAAGGATGCCTGACAAATGGTCGCATTTATGTGACGGAAGATCACAAGGAAATGGTCTCCTATGATTACAGAGATATTGTTGGCATTGATCTGTTAAAGAAAAGAGGAATCCGG gTTCGACTCATCTCTGAAAGAGATTGTTCAAAAACACTGTCAGCCATGCAGCTGGGATGTGTAGCAAAAGTTAGTGCAACAAATAAATTACAGGTTCTGAAGGACTGGCAAGAAGACATGGGTTTGAGCTGGAAAGAGGTTGCTTACTTAG GAAATGAAGAGTCTGATGTGGAATGCCTGAAGCAAGCAGGCATGAGTGGTGTGCCTGCTGATGCTTGTGCAGCTGCTCAGAAGGCTGCTGGTTACATTTGCAAGAGCAGCGGTGGCTGCGGAGCCGTGCGGGAGTTCGCCGAACACATATTCCTGTTGTTAGAAAAAGTGAACTCTGCAAGGAAGCAAATGGAAGAAATGAgttcagcagaaaaggaaatggggggaaatgagAACAGCAGGAGAGGAAATAAGGAACTGATGAAAAAGGAGTAA